Proteins encoded together in one bacterium window:
- a CDS encoding O-antigen ligase family protein yields MMLSFYLWTLVMIGRPQDIFPDLLFHLHPGKIAALLTLVLYVLNIKKKVNRNIFKTPEVLAFLVLVFLMAASGLFGVYPRQSLEFLKEDFFKLVIYFLILCRILITPRDIRKLAWVIVLSAVMISLASIQLRAQTERISVGTMYDPNDLAMVLVISFPFLLYFFLEGGSVQKAVLAGAGAIVLSAFLLTQSRGGFLGLVAIILAFMVGNPSKDKRSGQKWARGVIILLLTLTLAGLASSQYWKRIQTIFSREDRGSMREVIWGRGLKMFAEHPWLGVGVDCFSTAYGRALDRGKFGRLGNVYDRSWKVAHNSFLQVGTETGIGGFLVFLFLISLSLRNFRETKCRALAASDIDIQHLSEMFSLGLTGFLVCGFFLSQAYSVFPYLFLAVSGILRRQAGNREGEHRDEPIERAAG; encoded by the coding sequence ATGATGCTCTCTTTCTACCTCTGGACCCTGGTTATGATCGGCCGGCCTCAGGATATCTTCCCCGATCTTCTGTTTCATCTGCATCCGGGGAAGATCGCGGCCCTCCTTACTCTTGTGCTCTATGTATTGAACATTAAAAAGAAGGTCAACCGGAATATTTTCAAGACGCCGGAAGTTTTAGCCTTTCTGGTCCTTGTTTTTCTCATGGCCGCATCCGGCCTGTTTGGCGTCTATCCGCGGCAGAGTCTGGAATTTTTGAAGGAGGACTTTTTCAAGCTGGTCATCTATTTCCTGATCCTCTGCCGGATTCTGATCACGCCCAGGGATATCCGCAAGCTTGCCTGGGTGATTGTCCTGAGCGCGGTCATGATCTCTCTGGCCAGCATACAACTGAGGGCCCAGACCGAGCGGATCAGTGTCGGCACCATGTATGATCCCAATGATCTGGCTATGGTCCTGGTCATATCCTTTCCCTTCCTCCTGTACTTTTTTCTCGAGGGAGGGAGCGTTCAGAAGGCGGTTCTGGCCGGGGCCGGCGCCATTGTGCTGTCCGCCTTTCTGCTCACCCAGTCGCGGGGAGGGTTCCTTGGCCTGGTGGCCATTATCCTGGCCTTTATGGTCGGCAATCCCTCGAAGGACAAACGGAGCGGGCAAAAATGGGCCAGGGGAGTGATTATCCTTCTTCTGACCCTTACCCTGGCCGGTCTGGCCAGCAGCCAGTACTGGAAGCGCATCCAGACTATTTTCTCCCGCGAAGACCGCGGCTCCATGAGAGAAGTGATCTGGGGGAGAGGATTGAAGATGTTCGCTGAACATCCCTGGCTGGGAGTGGGAGTGGACTGTTTTTCCACCGCCTATGGACGGGCCCTGGACCGGGGAAAATTCGGCAGGCTCGGCAACGTATATGACCGGTCCTGGAAGGTAGCCCACAACAGCTTTCTCCAGGTCGGAACAGAGACAGGTATCGGAGGCTTTCTGGTTTTCCTGTTCCTGATCTCCTTGAGCCTGCGGAATTTCCGGGAAACCAAGTGCCGTGCCCTGGCAGCCTCTGATATTGACATCCAGCATCTTTCCGAGATGTTTTCCCTGGGATTGACCGGCTTCCTGGTCTGCGGCTTCTTTCTCTCGCAGGCCTATTCGGTCTTCCCCTACCTCTTTCTGGCTGTTTCAGGCATTCTCCGCCGCCAGGCGGGGAACCGGGAAGGAGAGCACAGAGATGAACCCATCGAAAGGGCCGCGGGTTGA
- a CDS encoding CapA family protein, translated as MGRDSDSISLVAVGDICLGMGVRDSIQRFGTDFPFAPCGPILRSADLVFGNLEMVLHDEKTPLKANHLDFKAPASYGEGLGRTGFRVLSTANNHIMDFGAPACRDTLSFLKGQGIMTAGCGGNLAEARKPAILTVRRKRIGFLAYADDTGQSAQPNRPGVAPIRKKYLLEDIDSLRQQVDIVVISLHADLEFVAYPAPWRVRLSRQLIDAGADLVLAHHPHVPQGIERYRQGLIAYSLGSFVFPVWGNSYAAERPHMDRSFILRLRCGRHNVREAEVLPVRINRCHQPVPFTGEDRQEFLHYLRAISLPLGRFDLLDRFWANACWHTLGIQWAFLKVIYWEEGLAGVFRRLSFLARTGENRRWLLGLLPCLVRSGFFRGSQKP; from the coding sequence GTGGGAAGGGATTCTGATTCAATCAGTCTTGTGGCTGTAGGGGATATTTGCCTGGGGATGGGGGTGCGGGATTCCATCCAGCGGTTTGGAACAGATTTCCCTTTTGCCCCCTGTGGTCCGATCCTGCGCAGTGCGGATCTGGTTTTTGGCAATCTGGAGATGGTCCTGCATGATGAAAAAACGCCCCTCAAGGCGAACCATCTCGACTTCAAGGCCCCCGCTTCCTACGGCGAGGGCCTGGGACGGACAGGATTTCGCGTGCTCAGTACAGCCAATAACCATATCATGGATTTTGGTGCCCCGGCCTGCCGGGATACCCTGAGCTTTCTGAAAGGTCAGGGAATTATGACCGCAGGGTGCGGGGGGAATCTGGCCGAAGCCAGAAAACCGGCCATCCTGACCGTGCGGAGAAAGCGGATCGGCTTCCTGGCCTATGCCGATGATACCGGACAATCTGCACAGCCCAATCGTCCCGGAGTGGCCCCGATCAGGAAAAAATACCTCCTTGAGGATATCGATTCCCTGCGTCAGCAGGTCGATATCGTGGTTATCTCCCTGCATGCAGACCTTGAATTTGTGGCTTACCCCGCTCCCTGGCGGGTCCGGCTTTCACGGCAGCTCATCGATGCCGGGGCGGACCTGGTCCTTGCGCATCATCCGCATGTGCCGCAGGGGATAGAGCGCTACCGTCAGGGGCTGATCGCCTACAGCCTGGGAAGCTTCGTTTTCCCGGTCTGGGGGAACAGCTATGCCGCTGAGCGCCCTCACATGGATCGAAGCTTTATCCTGCGTCTTCGTTGCGGCCGGCACAACGTCCGGGAGGCTGAAGTTTTGCCGGTACGGATCAATCGTTGCCATCAGCCTGTGCCCTTCACCGGCGAAGACCGGCAGGAATTCCTGCACTATCTTCGGGCGATTTCCCTGCCCCTTGGCCGGTTCGACCTTCTGGACCGGTTCTGGGCGAATGCCTGCTGGCATACATTAGGTATCCAATGGGCCTTCCTGAAGGTCATTTACTGGGAAGAGGGGTTGGCGGGAGTGTTTCGGCGGCTGAGTTTCCTGGCCAGGACAGGGGAAAACCGGCGCTGGCTGCTGGGTCTTTTACCCTGCCTGGTGCGGTCTGGATTTTTCCGGGGATCCCAAAAGCCCTGA
- a CDS encoding asparagine synthase-related protein encodes MPGLYGFYRKKSFTPEKSEELLARMRSHMQRAFSRISDSHSLGRFAAGRLTLGTLDPSPQPVTSPDNRYILFFDGQIYEYHSLVQELKERGYLFTRNSEAELIMNLFLDRGRGFARLLKGVFTVVIYDTINHSLLLANDRYGLLPLYCKDTAEQFTFASELKALVPVMDGARRINQSALCDFYNFQFITEDKTFLSDINLLPYATVMEVSETGCIRERYWNYPYQNQEKDPGLDALIEEGYSLIRKAVENQWKPGFQVGIPLSGGLDSRLLGTISSQNKRRVNFFHAGSNPRYLETQVAQRVCGFLSGEWHFVDLLSQDVTTLIPEVLILNDSHFSCHQSWLLEMAKRAAREGKANILLDGYCFDAQLGSTFSILGPKPPSEERCRLIRTIYSGLQPELARQFFTPEFARSLMQVTDENIRRMSEERGREPVENWLQYFCFVNRARRYTIGNSWVARNYIESAFPYMDYDVFDFCLRLPSRYRYQSHLYRQIFLRYFPSLAKIPWSKTGLPLDRFQSSMSCLRDLVKESGYYLNRLTRGQMEWGNPDINPDRRFRKDPAFRRFFMDILRDSRTMNRGTVSRQGIENLVNCLDSGRNYFHLVEAIVTVEYFFRTFVD; translated from the coding sequence ATGCCGGGACTATACGGTTTTTATCGGAAAAAATCCTTTACTCCGGAAAAATCGGAAGAATTGCTGGCCAGGATGAGGAGCCATATGCAGCGCGCATTCAGCCGGATCAGTGATTCGCACAGTCTCGGCCGCTTTGCGGCAGGCCGTCTGACTCTGGGCACTCTGGACCCCTCTCCCCAGCCGGTTACCAGCCCGGATAACCGCTATATCCTTTTCTTTGACGGACAGATTTATGAATACCACTCCCTGGTCCAGGAGCTGAAAGAGCGGGGGTACCTATTTACCCGGAATTCCGAGGCCGAGTTGATCATGAACCTTTTCCTTGACCGGGGCAGGGGATTTGCCCGGTTATTGAAGGGAGTGTTTACCGTGGTAATCTACGATACGATTAACCACTCCCTTCTGCTGGCCAATGACCGCTATGGTCTCCTGCCGCTCTACTGCAAGGATACAGCGGAACAGTTTACCTTTGCTTCGGAATTGAAGGCTCTTGTACCGGTGATGGATGGCGCAAGGAGGATCAACCAGAGTGCATTGTGTGACTTTTATAATTTCCAGTTTATCACTGAAGACAAGACCTTTCTTTCGGATATCAATCTCCTTCCCTATGCCACAGTTATGGAGGTGAGTGAAACCGGCTGCATCCGGGAGCGCTATTGGAACTATCCGTACCAGAATCAGGAGAAGGATCCGGGGCTGGATGCACTGATCGAGGAGGGCTATTCACTGATCAGGAAAGCGGTCGAAAACCAATGGAAACCTGGTTTTCAGGTTGGTATTCCCTTGAGCGGAGGGCTCGATTCCCGCCTCCTGGGAACCATATCCTCACAGAATAAAAGAAGAGTCAATTTCTTCCATGCCGGAAGCAATCCGCGGTATCTGGAAACTCAGGTTGCTCAGCGGGTTTGCGGCTTCCTGAGCGGGGAATGGCACTTTGTTGACCTCCTTTCCCAGGATGTCACCACCCTGATCCCGGAGGTTCTTATCCTGAATGACAGCCATTTTTCCTGCCACCAGAGCTGGCTTCTGGAGATGGCCAAGCGTGCAGCCAGGGAAGGAAAGGCGAACATCCTTCTCGATGGCTACTGCTTTGATGCCCAACTGGGCTCGACATTTTCGATTCTCGGCCCCAAACCCCCTTCCGAAGAGCGGTGCAGGCTCATCCGTACGATTTATTCCGGCCTTCAGCCGGAACTTGCCCGGCAGTTTTTTACGCCCGAATTTGCCCGCTCTCTTATGCAGGTTACGGATGAAAATATCCGCAGGATGAGCGAGGAGCGAGGCCGTGAGCCTGTTGAGAACTGGCTGCAATACTTTTGCTTTGTTAACCGGGCCAGAAGATATACTATCGGTAATTCCTGGGTAGCCCGTAATTACATTGAAAGCGCCTTTCCGTACATGGACTATGACGTGTTCGATTTCTGCCTGCGCCTTCCTTCCCGATACCGCTATCAGAGCCATCTGTACCGGCAGATTTTTCTGCGCTACTTCCCCAGCCTGGCTAAAATCCCCTGGAGCAAGACGGGTTTGCCCCTGGACCGCTTTCAAAGTAGCATGTCATGCTTGCGGGACCTGGTCAAAGAGTCTGGTTATTATCTCAATCGCCTGACCAGAGGACAAATGGAATGGGGCAATCCGGACATAAATCCTGACCGACGGTTTCGCAAGGACCCTGCTTTCCGGCGATTCTTCATGGACATCCTCCGGGACAGCCGGACCATGAACCGGGGCACGGTCTCCCGGCAGGGGATTGAAAACCTTGTCAACTGCCTCGATTCAGGAAGGAATTATTTCCATCTGGTCGAAGCCATTGTTACCGTGGAATATTTCTTTCGTACGTTTGTGGATTAG